From Miscanthus floridulus cultivar M001 chromosome 15, ASM1932011v1, whole genome shotgun sequence, the proteins below share one genomic window:
- the LOC136507307 gene encoding citrate-binding protein-like: MAPASSLPRPLLLFIVLVSWCGRSSAGVDSTLGFIAVNLTEDRFKLHHPYDLPPEQRYEFRDGVRRIWFRLNVVHDVGAGALTVFVDGEKRLAVAGHGGYRHYFKFRVYTHWDPSHYMDSRWRDVNVYTKLG, translated from the exons ATGGCTCCTGCTTCCTCCCTGCCAAGGCCTCTACTCCTGTTCATCGTCTTGGTCTCGTGGtgcggccggagctccgccggcgTTGACTCGACCCTGGGCTTCATCGCCGTCAACCTCACCGAGGACCGGTTCAAGCTGCACCACCCGTACGACCTGCCGCCGGAGCAGCGGTACGAGTTCCGCGACGGCGTGCGGCGGAT CTGGTTCCGGCTCAACGTGGTGCACGACGTCGGCGCGGGGGCACTCACCGTGTTCGTTGACGGCGAGAAGCGGCTCGCCGTCGCGGGACACGGCGGGTACCGCCACTACTTCAAGTTCAGGGTGTACACACATTGGGACCCCTCGCACTATATGGACTCCCGGTGGAGGGACGTCAATGTCTACACCAAACTCGGTTGA